A genomic segment from Spirosoma sp. SC4-14 encodes:
- a CDS encoding sulfite exporter TauE/SafE family protein, producing MFFSGLFLCGCALLAFSLSAVCGGGAGLLLLPVLGSLLPSAQVPAALSIGIASSSMSRITAFWSRIRWEVVAWFVPPALPAVYVGARLLTYINPLYLELVMGLFLMANLPLIFRSAKELAQVHPLPKGYLALIGLAAGFVSGLTGAVGLLFNRFYLRYGMNKEEIVATRAANEVIIHLVKLSLYASFGLITGKALTLGGVIALAAMISSYGMKWLLPHLSEGLFRRIGYAAMVVSGLSLFTEAADQIVTQTPIDLDYSPLSSGMTTQLQWRNNLFSLEFEYDEGFEFEHSIPLDELPLDKQIKAKALSRGADKVVLEEVFAIHKHSYEEYVYRKGRLEKFDIYSLPFIRRMV from the coding sequence ATGTTCTTCTCCGGATTATTTTTATGTGGTTGCGCCTTACTGGCTTTCTCGCTCAGCGCCGTATGTGGAGGAGGGGCTGGTTTGTTATTATTACCCGTATTAGGCTCTCTGCTACCGAGCGCACAAGTTCCAGCTGCGCTCTCCATTGGTATTGCTTCCAGTTCCATGTCCCGAATTACGGCTTTCTGGTCTCGTATTCGCTGGGAGGTTGTGGCTTGGTTTGTCCCTCCTGCCCTACCCGCCGTCTATGTAGGTGCCAGGCTGCTGACGTATATCAACCCACTCTATCTGGAACTAGTAATGGGTTTGTTTCTGATGGCTAACCTGCCGTTGATTTTTCGTTCTGCAAAGGAGTTAGCCCAAGTTCATCCCCTGCCGAAAGGGTATTTGGCCCTTATAGGCTTGGCAGCAGGTTTTGTCTCGGGCCTAACGGGTGCCGTTGGATTGCTATTCAACCGATTCTACCTGCGTTATGGCATGAATAAAGAGGAAATTGTTGCTACCCGGGCGGCCAATGAAGTTATAATACACCTAGTTAAACTGTCCTTGTATGCATCTTTTGGGCTAATAACGGGTAAAGCGCTCACGCTGGGTGGAGTAATCGCTTTGGCAGCGATGATTTCCTCCTATGGCATGAAGTGGCTATTACCTCATTTGAGTGAAGGGCTCTTCCGCCGAATCGGTTATGCTGCGATGGTTGTATCAGGCTTGAGTTTATTTACCGAAGCTGCGGACCAAATTGTTACTCAAACCCCTATTGATCTTGATTATTCTCCCTTATCCAGCGGTATGACCACGCAGCTTCAGTGGCGGAATAACCTGTTTTCACTGGAGTTTGAGTACGATGAAGGATTTGAATTCGAGCACAGTATTCCGCTCGATGAACTTCCCTTAGACAAGCAAATCAAAGCCAAAGCACTCAGTCGGGGAGCGGACAAGGTGGTTTTGGAAGAAGTATTTGCTATTCATAAGCATTCGTATGAGGAGTATGTCTACCGGAAAGGAAGACTCGAAAAGTTTGATATATATAGCTTACCGTTCATCCGCAGAATGGTATAA